The following are encoded together in the Juglans microcarpa x Juglans regia isolate MS1-56 chromosome 2D, Jm3101_v1.0, whole genome shotgun sequence genome:
- the LOC121248283 gene encoding pentatricopeptide repeat-containing protein At4g38010, with amino-acid sequence MNKIMLSQKWVLLDFIHRCNNVRSFMQIHAQLLTSGVIHDQLVVNRVAEFFGKFVDFGEYGCDLLKQIDWSISSFPSNLMISGYAGSDTPRAAVLVYRRMMRNGFIPDMYTFPVVLKSCAKFLGIGEGRQVHGVVVKMGFLSDLVVQNSLVHFYGGFGDFRVASMVFDDMHVRDVVSWSCLISGYVRTGLFDEAVALFLRMDVKPNIATFVSMLVACGRMRHLNLGKEIHGLIVRFVRVDLVVGNAIMDMYVKCECLCEAKQIFDELPEIDIVSWTTMISGLVQCKRPNESLQMFHKMLASGIEPDRLILTSVLSACASLGALDYGRWIDAYIDFRDIKWDTHIGTTMIDMYAKCGCVEMALWTFNEMPFKNVYTWNALLGGLAMHGHGREALKHFEEMIKSGMRPNEVTFLAILTACCHSGLVDEGRRCFYQMISQEHNLSPRLEHYGCMVDMLCKAQLLDEAQELIKTMPMPPDLLIWGALLSGCKASGAVELSQEILDSLLELESQDSGVYVLLSNIHATDRRWAEVTRIRRLMKEKGIKKAPGSSVIEVDGKVHEFFAGDASHPQNEDLHYLLNILSSNLYLEGHFSDPF; translated from the coding sequence ATGAACAAGATCATGCTTTCTCAGAAATGGGTTCTTTTAGATTTCATTCATAGGTGCAACAATGTGAGATCCTTCATGCAAATCCATGCGCAATTATTAACATCCGGTGTCATTCATGACCAGTTGGTTGTTAACAGAGTTGCAGAGTTCTTCGGAAAATTTGTAGATTTTGGTGAATATGGTTGCGATCTTTTAAAGCAAATTGATTGGAGCATAAGTTCATTCCCATCTAATTTGATGATATCAGGCTATGCTGGCAGTGACACACCGAGGGCGGCAGTTCTGGTCTATAGACGGATGATGAGAAATGGATTTATACCTGACATGTACACTTTTCCTGTGGTTCTGAAATCTTGTGCTAAGTTTTTGGGGATTGGGGAGGGTAGACAGGTTCATGGGGTGGTTGTAAAAATGGGGTTTTTGAGTGATCTAGTTGTTCAAAACTCGCTTGTCCATTTCTACGGTGGCTTTGGTGATTTTCGTGTTGCCAGTATGGTGTTTGATGACATGCATGTGAGAGATGTGGTGTCTTGGAGTTGTTTGATATCTGGGTATGTGAGGACAGGGTTATTTGATGAGGCTGTAGCTTTATTTTTGCGGATGGATGTGAAACCAAATATAGCAACGTTTGTCAGCATGCTTGTGGCTTGTGGCCGGATGAGGCATTTGAACTTGGGGAAGGAAATTCATGGATTGATAGTTAGATTTGTAAGGGTGGATTTGGTGGTAGGCAATGCCATCATGGATATGTACGTTAAGTGTGAGTGTTTGTGTGAGGCAAAGCAGATCTTTGATGAGCTCCCTGAGATAGATATTGTATCATGGACTACTATGATTAGTGGCTTGGTGCAATGTAAACGTCCCAATGAGTCATTACAAATGTTTCACAAAATGCTTGCATCGGGCATTGAACCTGATAGGCTTATCTTGACTAGTGTGCTGTCAGCTTGTGCCAGTCTTGGGGCTCTTGATTATGGCAGATGGATTGACGCGTATATTGATTTTAGAGACATCAAATGGGATACTCATATTGGAACAACTATGATCGACATGTATGCAAAGTGTGGCTGTGTAGAGATGGCATTATGGACTTTCAATGAGATGCCTTTTAAAAATGTCTATACGTGGAATGCCTTGCTTGGTGGTTTAGCAATGCATGGACATGGGCGTGAGGCGCTCAAACATTTTGAAGAAATGATTAAATCTGGTATGAGGCCAAATGAGGTGACATTTCTCGCCATTTTGACTGCTTGCTGCCATTCTGGCTTGGTTGATGAAGGTCGCAGGTGCTTTTATCAAATGATAAGTCAAGAACATAATCTTTCTCCAAGGTTAGAACACTATGGATGCATGGTTGATATGCTCTGCAAGGCTCAACTCCTGGATGAAGCTCAGGAGCTGATAAAAACTATGCCCATGCCACCTGATCTGCTGATATGGGGAGCTCTTCTTAGTGGTTGCAAGGCCAGTGGGGCTGTTGAACTCTCTCAAGAAATATTAGACAGCCTCCTGGAACTGGAGTCTCAAGATAGTGGGGTATACGTGCTTCTTTCGAACATACATGCTACTGATCGAAGATGGGCTGAAGTAACGAGAATACGGAGGTTGATGAAGGAGAAGGGTATAAAAAAAGCCCCTGGATCAAGTGTTATAGAGGTGGATGGTAAGGTTCATGAATTTTTTGCTGGAGATGCTAGCCACCCTCAAAATGAGGATCTTCATTATTTGTTAAATATCCTTTCTAGTAATCTCTATCTTGAAGGGCATTTTTCAGACCCATTCTAG